The sequence below is a genomic window from Maylandia zebra isolate NMK-2024a linkage group LG18, Mzebra_GT3a, whole genome shotgun sequence.
AGCCCCAAAAGAGCACATGCAACCTGCAGTCCTGTAACTGATGCACAATCAGTCTGAGCTTGGGTATCCAGTGTCCTATCACCTGAGTCTGATAGGTCAATTGTGACCAGATGCTCAATTACAGTTATGCTGTGCTTTTTAGCTCTGGAGTGCTCCACAGACAAGCAGCGGTAATGACCGGCATCGCTTAATGAAACATTCTGAATCAGAAGTCCGTCTTGTAGCTGAAGTGCAGCTGAAGGCGTCAGATCAATATTGTTCTTCTGCCACATGATTTTTCCCAAGCTGGAAAGGGGTAGACAGCTGAGCTTCAGGTCCTCACCTTCCCGGACGGACAAATTCAGAGGCTTGATCGGGTCTGAAATTTCAACAGACACCCATAAATCCATTTTCAGTTTGACAACTGCAACAGATCACATGCAGAAACGTGCAAACTCCAGAAGATTCAGTTTCATGAATAAACTCACCAGCATCAGGGCAGAGGGAAGCATCTCCAACTTTCAAACTTTGAATTATTTCActacaaaaaaaagagcaagtAAATGGAAAATTAGTTTGCATATACAACATCAATATCACTTGGTCCTTGTCTTTAAAGTGGTGCCTACCGGTGTGATTTAGAAATGAAAACGCATTTCCCCAGAGCACTGTTCCAGCCACAGTACGGGTCTCTGGCTAGAACACAGTCCATACAGGATGAGGACCTCTCACAGGTGGCCAGTGGTATCTGGGCTACTCCAGTGTCTGAGCCTGCATAGAGCTGACCATGTACATcttggatctatgacagaaacacagagcaCCGATGATGCTGATGTACATTGACACCAAACATATTGAACCTGTTTattctttctgagaagactctttataaataacttaaatatgtgttttttcACATTCTTGATGAATCCCGTCTTGCTGaaggataaaaaataaataaaaatgtaatggaATTCCTGAAACAATATCACTACTGAGGCATCAGCTGTGATAtaaacttttttaaatgaatggtTATCTCAAATTACCGTGATATTTGAGAATTTAAGAATCTTGATTGGCTGACGGGGGTGGAAGATTTGTACTTCCTCTATGATGAACATCTCTCCGTCGTAGTTCACAGCTTTCAGCACTGTGCCTTTGTCTTTtgtataaaaacaagaaaacatatTTACATGCATAAAGTCCAGTATGCTTACCACTGTTAAGTcatcaaaaacagcaaaatggacaataaacaggaagtgacagaaTGATGTACTGATGCAAACCTGTGCCTATAAACATCACGGGGTACTTGTTGCCATCTGCAGCTTTCATTTGGTTTACTATGATTTGTGTGAATGTAGCTCCTCTGCGCACCAATAGAGGTTTATCTCCTATTGGCTGGATAACCTGGTCCATGAGGGGCTTGTCCTTGACAAACTGAAGGGTTCGGTCTGGTAGATCCAAAGTTTTATGTATACCCGCTTTACGAGCTGCATTATTTATACACTAGCAAAGGATCAACAAaaaggaaagagagagcaggGTGCAAAAAGGAATCAGCTTCCTGCTagggttttctttaaaaaaataaaataaaataaaataaaatgcacaagGGAATTTTGGGAAGACTTACAGCTCCAGGCCGAGGGATGGGCACTTCTCCGCTATACATCACCCACTTAACAAAGGAGGTTTCTACAGGGACTGGGGTCTTGTACTTCCCCTCTGCAAACACTCGGCTTATGTCTGACACGCGGTACGCACACACTGCAGACAAGTCTGATGTGtcccttaaataaacacacacaccaaacatgCAGGACATCTTAGCCAACTGGTGTCCTAAAGACATAAAAGAGGAAGTTAGCCTTTTCCTTCTTACACAAACATGTCCAAACTTACAACTGTGCTGTGAAGACTGTGTAAAAAATACAGCTCTTCCAATCCTTCTCGGGGTCACACCAGCGGTATGCGTCCCGGATAATGTACGGCAGCTGGGACTCCAGCACCGGACAGTCTATTCTAGCTTTCAAGAAGGTTGTCCACTTTTTCTGCAAAGTCCTTAGACCGCCAAGATCCCCCTGTGAACACAGAAATTCATAACAGCAGGAAAAATACACATAGCAACGAAACAACGGAAAGGGCTGCAGGAGCACAAATGGAGGAAGTGCCATTTATGTGCCATTGTCATTGGAAGTGCATGCAATGTAAAACCTTTTATCACCTTGCAGACGCGGGCCACGCGGGACACCACCAGTTTGTTGTAGCAGTCACACTCCACAGCGGTCTCACTAAAGAACAGGTAAACTTTGTCGTCATCTCCGCTTTCACTTTCCTTGCTCTCTTGCATCTGAGCCATGGAAACAAAGGTGGGCTCTGgcacaagaagaaaagaaatcttTAACTTTGACTCAACTAAtaggtttaaaaaaatttattttttttatatcttacCATTAAGCCAGGAGCTTTTAAACTCAGTCCGTATGTTACCAGACGAGCGTATTAGGACAGGTTCAGAGCCGAGGAAGTTCATTGACGTGGCTGAGTAAAGATCATCACCTAACGAGACCAGAGAGCAAAAGAAAATCTGTTTGCTCTGCTAATCTTTTCAACAGGTTTCTTAGTGTAGTTGGCAAATTTCTACCTACCTGCCATGATTGAAGCGTATCTCTGGAAAGGATCAAATGGACACTTCCCTTTGCCATCCTCCATCTCCTTCTCAAAAGTCAATGCATCACCTGAAAAGGACTGCACCGGCAAACACCGTTTTATCTTTGGAATTATTCTGCACTTATTGTGAAGCTGATGAAAAGCCACAAAAACCATCTATTCAATCAGTTAGTGAATTTATCTCACCACGTATTTGCACTCGGGATCAAAAGCATTGGttccacacacatacattctgTCATCTCCCACCTCATGCAGGATCCTGATATAGTTCAAGCACTCCGTCTGTGAAAGGAATTCAAGAACCAGTGACTGCCTCTGCTTAATGTAAATTGACCTTTACAAAACTACAATTAACCAACCTCTgcattttttcctttgtttttacattctgtCTTTTTTGCTGGAGTTGCTTCCCATGcagcctaaaaaaaaaaacacaattttggTCACACTTCAAAAAAATTAATAGAAGTTCTGTTGAATAGGGTAAAGTTTGGGCCTGTCATAATAACTGATTGATGACAAACGTTATGACAAGTCCACAACTCTGACATTGCTTTCATTACTGGTCACACTACTCTGTGTGGTAGGAGAACATGTTTCTCAGGGCTAACAGGTTTTCTGCTGTACAGAACAATACTTCCAacgtttacatttttttaaaggaagcaCAGCTGCTGTTAAGATGGTTAAACTGTGAAGATGTGGCTAAAATTGTTGCTGAACAGGAAGTGTTGCGGCTCAAATGAGATGATCTGCTTTAGTATGTCTGCTAGCTTTGTTTACACTGTGTTAAGAATCAACGGTCAAATACGCCATGATACTTGCCATTTTTTGACTGTAGCTGATCATTAATAAGGTGCAATCTGAGGTGAAAACAGGATAAATTCATGTGAAGGAAGAGTAATTTAAGGACAAAGTTTTAAACAGGTTTTTTTCCCATCTTTGAAAAATGTGTCAAAACTCTGGTTATGAGACTTCCTGTTAAGCTggtggtatggtatggtatggtatggtatggtatgggAAATGGTCTTATCGGCTATGTTGGGCACTTGCCCTGGATTGGTGAAAGAGATTGCTTTAAAAGGAATAAAGTGGGtgctgcctgttaaaaaaaacaaacaaacaaaaaaaacggtGTTCTTACTGAAGCACGTTTCTGGGAGATGTTATAGAGGTCAAGTGCGTACACTTTTTCCCTAGCACCAAGCATGAGCACGCCTTTATCTTCTATCAACAGCATGGTGGAGTAGTTATAGACATCATTCTCACTAAAAAAACGAGCATTGTCCcctaagggaaaaaaaagagacagcaGACAAATGATTAACTCGGCAACCACCAGTGATTAAATCCCATTTCCTTTTGAGTCAATCCAAATTATATGAGCTAACACAAGCTGACGCACTGTAAGTCAAGTTGCAAGTTACACAAGACAAAAGAGCAGCGCTTACTGTGATAAGGCACAGATCTGCGGGGGATGCAGTTCAGTGGTAAGTTTTCCTTGGCCATCAAGGCCAGAGGCAGCAGGCAGAAGACA
It includes:
- the sema4e gene encoding semaphorin-4E; translated protein: MNLLLSLTVFCLLPLALMAKENLPLNCIPRRSVPYHRDNARFFSENDVYNYSTMLLIEDKGVLMLGAREKVYALDLYNISQKRASAAWEATPAKKTECKNKGKNAETECLNYIRILHEVGDDRMYVCGTNAFDPECKYVSFSGDALTFEKEMEDGKGKCPFDPFQRYASIMAGDDLYSATSMNFLGSEPVLIRSSGNIRTEFKSSWLNEPTFVSMAQMQESKESESGDDDKVYLFFSETAVECDCYNKLVVSRVARVCKGDLGGLRTLQKKWTTFLKARIDCPVLESQLPYIIRDAYRWCDPEKDWKSCIFYTVFTAQLDTSDLSAVCAYRVSDISRVFAEGKYKTPVPVETSFVKWVMYSGEVPIPRPGACINNAARKAGIHKTLDLPDRTLQFVKDKPLMDQVIQPIGDKPLLVRRGATFTQIIVNQMKAADGNKYPVMFIGTDKGTVLKAVNYDGEMFIIEEVQIFHPRQPIKILKFSNITIQDVHGQLYAGSDTGVAQIPLATCERSSSCMDCVLARDPYCGWNSALGKCVFISKSHREIIQSLKVGDASLCPDADPIKPLNLSVREGEDLKLSCLPLSSLGKIMWQKNNIDLTPSAALQLQDGLLIQNVSLSDAGHYRCLSVEHSRAKKHSITVIEHLVTIDLSDSGDRTLDTQAQTDCASVTGLQVACALLGLAFFALLAWNFYKGHLCMPWSCFKSKSEEQSQESQNQEALHSGVSYQAAPREEKSVVISSNSNNNQH